The proteins below are encoded in one region of Microbacterium pygmaeum:
- a CDS encoding pyruvate carboxylase: MFRKILVANRGEIAIRAFRAAYELGARTVAVYPFEDRGSIHRQKADESYVIGEQGHPVRAYLDVDEIIRVALASGADAIYPGYGFLSENPELAAKAAENGITFIGPPSRALEMAGNKVTAKHHAVAAGVPVLRSTEASEDVDELVAQAADIGFPIFVKAVAGGGGRGMRRVEEPAALPPAIAEAMREAGAAFGDARVFLEQAVVRPRHIEVQILADATGHTVHLFERDCSVQRRHQKVIEIAPAPNISDELRTALHRDAVAFAESIGYVNAGTVEFLVDTAGDRAGEHVFIEMNPRIQVEHTVTEEVTDVDLVQSQIRIAAGESLADLGLQQENIVLRGAALQCRITTEDPSQGFRPDTGRITTYRSPGGAGIRLDGGTTAAGSQISPHFDSMLAKLTCRARDFPSAVARAKRALAEFRIRGVATNIPFLRAVLDDPAFVEGDLSTAFIEERPQLLTVNASRDRATKLLNWLGDVTVNRPYGEKPVSVSPGSKLPAIDLSVPPPAGNLQRLRDLGPAGFARSLREQVPLAVTETTYRDAHQSLLATRVRTRDLVRVGPHVARMTPGLLSVEAWGGATYDVALRFLAEDPWERLAAVREAIPNIPIQMLLRGRNTVGYTPRPDAVAHAFVREAASTGVDIFRIFDALNDVSQMRTAIDAVLETGTAVAEVAVCYTADLLDPAETLYTLDYYLRLADQIVDAGAHVLAIKDMAGLLRPAAAAKLVTALRERFDLPVHLHTHDTAGGQLATLLAASAAKVDAVDAAAAPLSGTTSQPSLSALIAALAHTDRDTGISLDAVSDLEPYWEGVRHLYSPFESGLPGPTGRVYHHEIPGGQLSNLRQQAIALGMADEFERIEDMYAAADRILGRIPKVTPSSKVVGDLALALVAANADPADFAENPQNYDIPDSVVGFMAGELGDLPGGWPEPFRTKVLAGRQISIEVPALTAEEQDGLAGDAATRRRTLNRLLFPGPAKDFESNREAYGDLSALGTPDYLYGLQPGEEHIAEIDPGVQLYVGLEAIGEADAKGIRTVMTTLNGQLRPVYVRDRSIKVDTRQAERADTSKPGQIAAPFSGVVTLKAALGDTVTAGQPVASIEAMKMEAAITAPVDGVVERLAIGATQQVDAGDLLVVIRPAR, from the coding sequence ATGTTCCGAAAGATCCTGGTCGCCAACAGAGGCGAAATCGCCATCCGCGCGTTCCGCGCGGCGTACGAACTCGGGGCGCGCACGGTCGCGGTGTACCCGTTCGAGGACCGCGGTTCGATCCATCGTCAGAAGGCCGACGAGTCGTACGTGATCGGCGAGCAGGGCCATCCCGTCCGCGCCTACCTCGACGTCGATGAGATCATCCGCGTGGCGCTGGCTTCCGGCGCGGATGCGATCTACCCCGGCTACGGCTTCCTGTCCGAGAACCCCGAACTGGCTGCGAAGGCGGCGGAGAACGGCATCACCTTCATCGGCCCCCCGTCGCGAGCGCTGGAGATGGCCGGCAACAAGGTGACTGCCAAGCACCACGCTGTCGCCGCTGGCGTGCCGGTGCTGCGCTCCACCGAGGCGTCCGAGGACGTCGACGAGCTCGTCGCGCAGGCCGCCGACATCGGATTCCCGATCTTCGTCAAGGCGGTCGCCGGCGGCGGCGGCCGCGGCATGCGCCGCGTGGAGGAGCCGGCGGCGCTGCCGCCCGCCATCGCTGAGGCCATGCGCGAAGCCGGTGCGGCCTTCGGCGACGCCCGCGTCTTCCTGGAGCAGGCGGTGGTGCGTCCTCGGCACATCGAGGTCCAGATCCTCGCCGATGCGACCGGTCACACGGTTCATCTGTTCGAGCGCGACTGTTCGGTGCAGCGCCGGCACCAGAAGGTCATCGAGATCGCCCCGGCGCCGAACATCTCCGACGAGCTGCGGACCGCTCTGCATCGCGACGCGGTCGCCTTCGCCGAGTCGATCGGCTACGTCAACGCCGGCACTGTCGAGTTCCTGGTCGACACCGCCGGCGATCGCGCCGGCGAGCACGTCTTCATCGAGATGAACCCGCGCATCCAGGTGGAGCACACCGTGACCGAGGAGGTCACGGACGTCGATCTCGTCCAGTCGCAGATCCGCATCGCGGCGGGCGAGTCCCTTGCCGACCTCGGGCTCCAGCAGGAGAACATCGTGCTGCGGGGCGCTGCCCTGCAGTGCCGCATCACGACGGAGGACCCGTCGCAGGGATTCCGGCCCGACACCGGGCGCATCACCACCTATCGGTCGCCCGGCGGAGCAGGCATCCGACTCGACGGCGGCACCACCGCCGCGGGCTCGCAGATCAGCCCGCATTTCGACTCGATGCTCGCCAAGCTCACCTGCCGCGCACGCGACTTCCCGTCGGCCGTCGCCCGCGCCAAGCGCGCCCTCGCGGAATTCCGCATCCGCGGCGTCGCGACCAATATCCCGTTCCTGCGCGCCGTGCTGGATGACCCGGCGTTCGTCGAGGGCGATCTGAGCACCGCATTCATCGAAGAGCGTCCGCAGCTGCTGACGGTGAACGCATCGCGCGACCGGGCGACGAAGCTTCTGAACTGGCTGGGTGATGTCACCGTCAACCGCCCGTACGGCGAGAAGCCCGTGTCGGTCTCGCCCGGAAGCAAGCTGCCCGCGATCGATCTGTCGGTCCCACCGCCGGCGGGAAATCTGCAGCGACTGCGCGATCTCGGCCCGGCCGGCTTCGCCCGGTCCCTGCGCGAGCAGGTCCCGCTCGCCGTGACCGAGACCACGTACCGCGACGCCCACCAGTCGCTGCTGGCCACCCGCGTGCGCACCCGCGACCTCGTCCGCGTCGGACCCCACGTGGCGCGGATGACCCCCGGCCTGCTCTCCGTCGAAGCGTGGGGCGGGGCGACCTACGACGTCGCACTGCGCTTCCTCGCCGAGGATCCGTGGGAGCGGCTGGCTGCGGTCCGGGAGGCGATCCCGAACATTCCGATCCAGATGCTGCTGCGCGGGCGCAACACCGTCGGCTACACACCCCGGCCGGACGCGGTCGCGCACGCCTTCGTGCGCGAGGCGGCGTCGACGGGCGTCGACATCTTCCGCATCTTCGACGCCCTCAACGACGTCTCCCAGATGCGCACGGCGATCGACGCGGTCCTGGAGACGGGGACGGCCGTGGCCGAAGTGGCCGTCTGCTACACCGCGGACCTGCTCGACCCCGCCGAGACGCTGTACACGCTGGACTACTACCTCCGGCTGGCCGACCAGATCGTCGACGCGGGAGCGCACGTCCTCGCCATCAAGGACATGGCGGGTCTCCTGCGTCCGGCGGCTGCCGCGAAGCTCGTCACCGCCCTCCGCGAGCGTTTCGACCTGCCCGTCCATCTGCACACGCACGACACCGCGGGCGGCCAGCTGGCGACGCTGCTCGCCGCGAGCGCGGCTAAGGTGGATGCGGTGGATGCCGCGGCTGCGCCGCTCTCCGGCACGACCAGTCAGCCGTCGCTGTCGGCACTGATCGCGGCGCTGGCCCACACCGACCGGGACACCGGCATCAGCCTCGATGCGGTCAGCGACCTGGAGCCGTACTGGGAGGGTGTGCGTCACCTGTACAGCCCGTTCGAGTCCGGTCTGCCGGGCCCCACGGGCCGCGTGTACCACCACGAGATCCCCGGCGGTCAGCTCTCCAACCTTCGCCAGCAGGCGATCGCCCTCGGGATGGCCGACGAGTTCGAGCGCATCGAGGACATGTACGCCGCGGCCGACCGGATCCTCGGGCGCATCCCGAAGGTCACGCCGTCCTCGAAGGTGGTCGGCGACCTCGCGCTCGCCCTTGTCGCCGCGAACGCCGACCCGGCCGATTTCGCCGAGAACCCGCAGAACTACGACATCCCGGATTCGGTCGTCGGCTTCATGGCGGGCGAACTGGGCGATCTGCCCGGAGGCTGGCCCGAGCCGTTCCGGACGAAGGTCCTCGCCGGACGCCAGATCTCGATCGAGGTCCCGGCGCTGACCGCCGAGGAGCAGGACGGTCTGGCAGGCGACGCGGCCACCCGTCGCCGGACCCTGAACCGCCTGCTGTTCCCGGGACCGGCCAAGGACTTCGAGAGCAACCGCGAAGCCTACGGCGACCTGTCGGCGCTCGGCACCCCCGACTACCTCTACGGTTTGCAGCCCGGCGAGGAGCACATCGCCGAGATCGACCCGGGAGTCCAGCTGTACGTCGGACTCGAGGCGATCGGTGAGGCCGACGCCAAGGGGATCCGCACCGTCATGACGACGCTGAACGGGCAGCTCCGACCGGTCTACGTCCGCGATCGCAGTATCAAGGTCGACACGCGCCAGGCCGAGCGCGCCGACACCTCCAAACCCGGTCAGATCGCCGCGCCGTTCTCCGGCGTGGTCACCCTGAAGGCGGCCCTCGGCGACACCGTCACGGCGGGCCAGCCGGTCGCCTCCATCGAGGCGATGAAGATGGAGGCGGCCATCACCGCCCCCGTCGACGGGGTCGTCGAGCGCCTCGCGATCGGAGCCACCCAGCAGGTCGATGCCGGTGACCTTTTGGTCGTGATCCGCCCGGCGCGTTAG
- a CDS encoding ParA family protein, whose product MHVLSVSSLKGGVGKTTVTLGLASAAFARGVRTLVVDLDPQSDVSTGMDIQVAGRLNVADVLANPKEKVVRQAITSSGWAKVHPGTIDVMIGSPSAINFDGPHPSVRDVWKMEEALATIEADYDLVLIDCAPSLNALTRTAWAASDRVIVVTEPGLFSVAAADRALRAIEEIRRGLSPRLQPLGIVVNRVRPQSIEHQFRIKELRDMFGPLVLSPQLPERTSLQQAQGAAKPLHIWPGDSAQELAADFDALLDRVMRTGRIPTSTTTTG is encoded by the coding sequence GTGCACGTACTCTCCGTCAGCTCGCTCAAGGGCGGGGTCGGCAAGACAACCGTGACTCTGGGACTCGCCTCCGCTGCATTTGCGCGGGGAGTTCGGACTCTCGTGGTGGATCTCGACCCGCAGTCCGACGTCTCCACCGGCATGGACATCCAGGTCGCGGGGCGGCTCAACGTCGCCGACGTCCTGGCCAACCCCAAGGAGAAGGTGGTCCGTCAGGCGATCACCTCCAGCGGCTGGGCGAAGGTGCACCCGGGCACCATCGATGTGATGATCGGCAGCCCGTCCGCGATCAACTTCGACGGACCGCACCCGAGCGTGCGCGACGTCTGGAAGATGGAAGAGGCCCTCGCCACCATCGAGGCCGACTACGACCTCGTGCTGATCGACTGCGCGCCGTCCCTCAACGCCCTCACCCGCACCGCGTGGGCGGCCTCCGATCGCGTCATCGTGGTGACCGAGCCCGGCCTGTTCTCGGTGGCCGCCGCCGACCGGGCGCTGCGCGCCATCGAAGAGATCCGTCGCGGTCTGTCTCCACGCCTGCAGCCCCTCGGTATCGTCGTCAACCGCGTCCGCCCGCAGTCGATCGAGCACCAGTTCCGCATCAAGGAGCTCCGTGACATGTTCGGCCCCTTGGTGCTCTCGCCACAGCTGCCCGAGCGCACGTCGCTGCAGCAGGCGCAGGGTGCGGCCAAGCCGCTGCACATCTGGCCGGGCGATTCGGCGCAGGAGCTGGCCGCCGACTTCGACGCGCTCCTGGACCGGGTCATGCGGACAGGCCGCATTCCGACCAGCACCACGACCACCGGTTGA
- a CDS encoding MerR family transcriptional regulator, with amino-acid sequence MTGHDATDTPGFQNDLLFTDGLPQMDDEVGYRGAVAARAAGITYRQLDYWARTELVEPTVRGASGSGSQRLYGFRDILVLKLVKRLLDTGISLQQIRTAVEQLRASGIRDLAGTTLMSDGASVYLCTSNDEVIDLVSRGQGVFGIAVGKVLHEVESTLVDFDAQAPDTLDELSARRAARTA; translated from the coding sequence ATGACCGGCCATGACGCGACCGATACCCCCGGGTTCCAGAACGACCTGCTGTTCACCGACGGGCTGCCTCAGATGGATGACGAGGTCGGCTATCGCGGCGCGGTGGCCGCACGCGCTGCCGGGATCACCTACCGACAGCTGGACTACTGGGCGCGCACTGAGCTGGTCGAGCCCACGGTGCGCGGCGCCAGCGGATCCGGATCCCAGCGTCTGTACGGGTTCCGCGACATCCTCGTGCTGAAGCTGGTCAAACGACTGCTGGACACCGGCATCTCCCTGCAGCAGATCCGCACCGCTGTGGAGCAGCTGCGGGCATCCGGCATCCGCGACCTCGCCGGCACCACCCTGATGAGCGACGGCGCATCGGTCTACCTCTGCACGTCCAACGATGAAGTGATCGACCTCGTCAGCCGCGGCCAGGGCGTCTTCGGGATCGCGGTCGGCAAGGTGCTGCATGAGGTGGAGTCGACCCTCGTCGACTTCGACGCGCAGGCGCCGGACACCCTGGACGAGCTGTCGGCTCGCCGCGCCGCGCGCACCGCCTGA
- the ftsR gene encoding transcriptional regulator FtsR, which produces MPATSARERSSSAGLLSIGQVLARLSPEFPNLTSSKLRFLEVQGIVTPTRTESGYRKFSPTDLERLRLALTLQRDHYLPLVVIREYLSDVDAGRDPAPPTAVPPPSIVPAPRRYRREELLSASGAAPQLLNDAISTGVLAGSDAYNDQAVAILRALVALDRHGIEPRHVRSLRQSAERDVALIESALSSLLRRTDTASRARASELAPELAKRLDEVRALFARAAMDRMLS; this is translated from the coding sequence ATGCCGGCAACGTCGGCCCGCGAACGTTCATCGTCCGCGGGACTCCTCAGCATTGGTCAGGTCCTCGCGCGGCTCTCGCCGGAGTTCCCGAACCTGACCTCCAGCAAGCTGCGCTTCCTCGAGGTGCAGGGCATCGTCACGCCGACGCGCACCGAGTCCGGGTACCGCAAATTCTCGCCCACCGACCTCGAACGGCTGCGCCTGGCCCTCACGCTGCAGCGCGATCACTACCTGCCCCTCGTCGTCATCCGCGAATACCTCTCCGACGTGGACGCGGGGCGCGATCCTGCTCCGCCGACCGCCGTCCCGCCGCCGTCGATCGTGCCGGCTCCGCGCCGCTACCGCCGCGAGGAGCTGCTGTCCGCCTCCGGCGCAGCGCCGCAGCTTCTCAACGACGCCATCAGCACCGGGGTCCTGGCCGGTTCCGACGCCTACAACGACCAGGCCGTCGCCATCCTGCGCGCCCTCGTCGCCCTCGATCGACACGGGATCGAGCCGCGTCACGTGCGCAGTCTCCGCCAGAGCGCGGAACGCGACGTCGCGCTGATCGAGTCTGCACTGTCCTCGCTCCTGCGCCGCACCGACACCGCCTCGCGTGCGAGGGCGAGTGAGCTCGCTCCGGAACTGGCCAAGCGCCTCGACGAGGTGCGGGCACTGTTCGCCCGGGCGGCGATGGACCGCATGCTCTCCTGA
- a CDS encoding FHA domain-containing protein: MDDDRRPEPDEIRRASGANADAGNEFGSSDTTQTFGHDSDLSFVPFGSDLSEAELDAIEALPSGAALLIVRSGPTAGARYLLDTDVTTVGRHPEADIFFDDVTVSRRHAEITRADAAFELVDQRSLNGTYVNGERVDRSALTNGSEVRVGKFRLNFFVSPADLSQAAGG; this comes from the coding sequence GTGGACGACGATCGCCGACCCGAGCCGGACGAGATCCGGCGGGCATCCGGTGCGAATGCCGACGCGGGGAACGAATTCGGTTCCTCCGACACGACGCAGACGTTCGGCCACGACTCCGACCTCTCCTTCGTCCCCTTCGGAAGCGACCTGAGCGAGGCCGAACTCGATGCGATCGAGGCGCTTCCGTCCGGAGCCGCACTGCTCATCGTCCGCTCCGGACCGACCGCGGGTGCCCGCTACCTCCTGGACACGGATGTGACGACGGTGGGCCGTCACCCCGAAGCCGACATCTTCTTCGACGACGTGACCGTGTCGCGCCGTCACGCCGAGATCACCCGTGCCGATGCGGCGTTCGAACTGGTCGACCAGCGCTCGCTCAACGGCACGTACGTCAACGGCGAGCGGGTCGATCGCTCCGCGCTGACCAACGGCTCCGAGGTCCGGGTGGGCAAGTTCCGCCTCAACTTCTTCGTCTCTCCTGCCGACCTGTCGCAGGCGGCGGGCGGCTGA
- a CDS encoding copper resistance CopC family protein, with product MPTTTTSPRRPFARAAAAAVAALLLSAGGLLVASPASAHDELVSADPAADATLDALPTQLTLTFSGEIATDAGASEVQVTDAAGTTLADGAPVAQSNVLTQALTGEASGAITVLWKVVSSDGHPISGQYSFTVSGAATPTPTPTETPTASPAPVSTPSEQASTAPPVAPVPAEDTTTAQAWPWVVGGIVLVAVAGGIVYLLVSRARQQRALAENRANALGDPAGTSRPTGTPDATGSGSRSGSEPPTER from the coding sequence ATGCCTACGACAACGACTTCTCCCCGACGCCCGTTCGCGCGTGCCGCCGCGGCCGCGGTGGCGGCGCTGCTCCTTTCGGCGGGCGGCCTCCTCGTCGCCTCCCCCGCCAGCGCGCACGACGAGCTCGTCTCCGCCGATCCGGCGGCGGACGCGACGCTGGACGCGCTGCCCACCCAGCTCACGCTGACCTTCAGCGGCGAGATCGCCACCGATGCCGGTGCTTCCGAAGTGCAGGTGACGGATGCCGCGGGCACGACGCTCGCCGACGGCGCGCCCGTCGCGCAGAGCAATGTGCTCACGCAGGCGCTGACGGGCGAGGCATCCGGAGCGATCACCGTGCTGTGGAAAGTCGTCTCCAGCGACGGGCACCCCATCTCGGGGCAGTACTCCTTCACGGTGTCCGGCGCCGCGACCCCGACGCCGACGCCGACCGAGACGCCCACCGCATCGCCAGCGCCGGTGAGCACTCCGAGTGAACAGGCCTCGACCGCTCCCCCGGTCGCCCCGGTGCCGGCTGAGGACACGACCACCGCGCAGGCCTGGCCGTGGGTGGTGGGCGGCATCGTGCTGGTCGCGGTCGCCGGCGGCATCGTCTACCTGCTCGTCTCACGCGCACGACAGCAGCGCGCCCTCGCCGAGAACCGCGCGAACGCCCTCGGCGACCCGGCCGGAACCAGCCGTCCGACGGGCACGCCGGACGCCACCGGGAGCGGTTCCCGGAGCGGTTCCGAGCCTCCGACCGAGCGATAG
- the lpdA gene encoding dihydrolipoyl dehydrogenase: MPHYDLVILGAGPGGYVAAVRGAQLGLSVAIIEEKYWGGVCLNVGCIPSKALLRNADLAHVFHDQADLFGISGEVSFDFGVAWDRSRKVSETHVKGIHYLMKKNKVTEYEGRGTFTGPNAITVTKSDGSTEEVTFDNSIIATGSKVRLLPGVTLSENVVTYEEQIMTRGLPESIVIVGAGAIGMEFGFIMTNYGVKVTIIEFLDRALPNEDADVSKEIARQYKKYGVDILTSTKVDTVVDNGEKVTVTYTPKDGAQASIEADKVLMSIGFAANVEGFGLETTGVKLTERGAIDIDDHMRTNVPHIYAIGDVTAKLQLAHVAEAQGVVAAETIAKAETMTLGDYRMMPRATFCSPQVASFGLTEQQARDAGHDVKVAKFPFSANGKANGLGEPIGFVKLIADGEHLELLGGHLIGPDVSELLPELTLAQKWDLTALEAARNVHTHPTLSEAVQEAFHGLAGHMINL, from the coding sequence ATGCCTCATTACGATCTCGTCATTCTCGGTGCCGGGCCCGGCGGTTATGTCGCGGCGGTTCGCGGAGCTCAGCTCGGACTGTCGGTGGCGATCATCGAAGAAAAGTACTGGGGCGGTGTGTGCCTCAACGTGGGCTGCATCCCCTCGAAGGCGCTGCTGCGCAACGCCGACCTGGCGCACGTCTTCCACGATCAGGCCGACCTCTTCGGCATCTCGGGTGAGGTGTCCTTCGACTTCGGCGTGGCCTGGGATCGGAGCCGGAAGGTGTCCGAGACGCATGTCAAGGGCATCCACTACCTCATGAAGAAGAACAAGGTCACCGAGTACGAGGGGCGCGGCACGTTCACGGGCCCCAACGCCATCACCGTGACCAAGTCGGACGGCTCGACCGAAGAGGTGACGTTCGACAACTCGATCATCGCCACCGGTTCGAAGGTGCGGCTCCTGCCGGGCGTGACCCTCAGCGAGAACGTCGTCACTTACGAAGAGCAGATCATGACCCGCGGCCTGCCCGAGTCGATCGTCATCGTCGGTGCCGGCGCGATCGGCATGGAGTTCGGCTTCATCATGACCAACTACGGCGTGAAGGTCACGATCATCGAGTTCCTCGATCGCGCGCTGCCCAACGAGGATGCGGATGTCTCGAAGGAGATCGCGCGGCAGTACAAGAAGTACGGCGTCGACATCCTCACCTCCACCAAGGTGGACACGGTCGTCGACAACGGCGAGAAGGTCACCGTCACCTACACGCCCAAGGACGGCGCGCAGGCCTCCATCGAGGCCGACAAGGTGCTGATGTCGATCGGCTTCGCCGCGAATGTCGAGGGCTTCGGTCTGGAGACCACCGGCGTGAAGCTCACCGAGCGCGGTGCGATCGACATCGACGACCACATGCGCACGAACGTGCCGCACATCTATGCGATCGGCGACGTCACCGCGAAGCTGCAGCTCGCGCATGTGGCCGAGGCGCAGGGGGTCGTCGCCGCCGAGACCATCGCCAAGGCCGAGACGATGACGCTGGGCGATTACCGGATGATGCCGCGCGCAACGTTCTGCTCGCCGCAGGTCGCATCATTCGGGCTCACCGAGCAGCAGGCTCGCGACGCGGGTCACGACGTGAAGGTCGCGAAGTTCCCGTTCAGCGCCAACGGCAAGGCGAACGGCCTGGGCGAGCCGATCGGCTTCGTCAAGCTCATCGCCGACGGCGAGCACCTCGAACTGCTCGGCGGCCACCTGATCGGCCCCGACGTCTCCGAACTGCTGCCGGAGCTCACGCTGGCGCAGAAGTGGGACCTGACCGCGCTCGAGGCGGCACGCAATGTGCACACGCACCCGACGCTGTCCGAAGCCGTGCAGGAGGCCTTCCACGGCCTCGCCGGTCACATGATCAACCTGTAG
- a CDS encoding CYTH domain-containing protein, with amino-acid sequence MAAGADSSRSVEVERKFDADDGTPLPDWSAVPGVARTDAAEIRELDAAYLDTGELHLARAGYALRRRTGGPDEGWHLKGPRVGDGRVELGWPLGEKDRVPDGALAEIAAVTDAGLAPLARIENLRTAYALRSADGTLVAEFVDDRVRATDARSGIVRTWREWEIELGPAGPAGADRAEFFRAIEAAVVSAGGRPAASDSKLARALGY; translated from the coding sequence GTGGCCGCCGGCGCTGACTCATCGCGCTCGGTCGAGGTCGAGCGGAAGTTCGACGCGGACGATGGGACGCCGCTGCCGGACTGGTCTGCGGTGCCCGGAGTGGCGCGCACTGATGCCGCGGAGATCCGCGAACTCGACGCGGCGTATCTCGACACCGGCGAGCTGCACCTGGCGCGCGCCGGGTACGCGCTTCGCAGGCGGACCGGTGGGCCCGACGAAGGATGGCACCTGAAGGGTCCGCGCGTCGGCGACGGCCGCGTCGAGCTCGGCTGGCCGCTCGGCGAGAAGGATCGGGTGCCCGACGGCGCCCTCGCGGAGATTGCAGCGGTGACGGATGCCGGGCTCGCCCCGCTCGCCCGCATCGAGAATCTCCGCACGGCGTATGCGCTGCGCTCCGCTGACGGCACGCTGGTCGCCGAGTTCGTCGACGATCGCGTGCGGGCCACCGATGCGCGCAGCGGTATCGTCCGCACATGGCGCGAATGGGAGATCGAACTCGGACCCGCCGGCCCGGCGGGCGCCGACCGAGCGGAGTTCTTCCGCGCGATCGAGGCCGCCGTGGTGTCGGCGGGCGGCCGACCCGCGGCATCCGATTCGAAACTGGCGCGCGCGCTCGGCTACTGA
- a CDS encoding response regulator, producing MAIARLHGGPLDGQLLPLEDSELDRLIVPYSETQVVYERKGDLEKTGENDGPTEAEFWFVESEDDIDPNPDGRDD from the coding sequence ATGGCTATTGCACGTCTGCACGGCGGTCCGCTCGACGGACAGCTCCTCCCGCTCGAAGACTCCGAACTGGATCGACTGATCGTTCCTTATAGCGAGACGCAGGTGGTCTACGAGCGCAAGGGCGACCTCGAGAAGACCGGTGAGAATGACGGACCCACCGAGGCCGAGTTCTGGTTCGTCGAGTCCGAAGACGACATCGACCCCAACCCCGACGGTCGAGACGACTGA